CGACGGTGTCGGCCGCGACCGTCCTGATCGCGCGGTAGAGGTCGCCCTCCTCCGGCGTCGCGAATCCGCTGTTCGGGTCGCCGGCGGTCGCGCCCTCGTAGCCCTTCGTGTCGGTGCGGAGCCAGGCCGAGAACGTCTTGTAGAGCGCCGCGCTCGGGGCGGTGGTCTCGTTGGTGTCGGGGTTGATGGAGTCGACCATCACGCCGTACTCGCGGTACGCGGCCAGCACCGTGTTCTTGAACCAGACGTACTGGTCCGCGTCGCTCGTCACCCAGGTGGGCCGGCTCCAGCGCAGGATGCTGACGTGCACGTCGCCCTCGGCGACCGACTGCGCGTCGGCCGCGAGCTGGAAGCCGGGCTCGCGCAGCACGTTCGGGTACTCGTCGCGCGAGCGCATCGTCGACGCGTTCGGCCCCGTGGACGTGTTGCGGTCGTTGCCCATCTCGATCTTGATCGTCGTCATGATCGGGTGCTCGCCGCCGAAGAGCGTCTCGACGAGCTCCCAGTACTTCTCGGGGTGCTGCGACTTGTAGTCGAGCAGCAGCGCGCTGGTGGAGTTCGCCGAGAGGATGCCGAAGCCCTTGAACGTGAGCGCGTTGACGCTCTCGGCCGCGGCGGCGACGTCGGCGGCCGTGACCGTCACCGCCTGCACGTCCGTCGGCGCGGCCTGCGCCCCTGGCGTGAGCCCGGTGGCGAGGAGGACGCCGAGGGCGCTCGCGGCGACGAGCCGGCTCCCCCACCCGCCCCTGCGGCGCGAGGAGGAGCGATCGGGATCGCGTCGGGAAGATCGAGTGAGCATCGTGGTCGTGCCTCGCCTTTGAGTCGGATCTGATGTGGTGCGGGTTCATGATCGATATCGATCAGAAAGCGACATCACTGTCGCTGAACGTGCTTCTCAGCAACCTACCGAGCGGAATCGCGCGAAGCAATGGCGTCGTTCAGGACTTCCGCGACGCGGAGAGTCGGAGGAGGAACAGCGGTCCGGAGGAGCAGCGGCCGTCGATGCCCCGATCAATGATCGATAATGATCGATTCTCCGACCGCGCTCAGCTCCCCGCCTGCACGGCGTGCAGGGTCGCGTAGCGCCCGCGGGCCGCGAGCAGCTCGGCGTGCGAGCCGACCTCCACGACGCTCCCGTGCTCGAGCACCACGATCCGGTCCGCCGAGCGGATCGTGGACAGCCGGTGCGCCACCACCAGCGTCGTCCGCCCCCGCATCAGCCGCTCGAGGGCCTCGCGCACGAGCGCCTCGGACTCGGGGTCGAGCGCGCTCGTCGCCTCGTCCAGCACCAGCACGCGTGGATCCCGCACCAGCGCGCGGGCGATCGCGATGCGCTGCCGCTGGCCGCCCGAGAGGCGCGCGCCCCGCTCGCCGACGACGGTGTCCCAGCCCTCGGGCAGCGCGTCGACGAAGTCGAGCGCGTTCGCGTCCCGCAGCGCCGCGGTGATCCGCTCGTCACCGACCGCGCCGAGCCCGTAGGCGACGTTCTCGCGGATCGAGCCCTCGAACAGCACCGAGTCCTGCGGCACGACCGAGACGAAGCGGCGCACGCTCCGCAGGTCCAGCGACTCGGCGTCGCGCCCGTCGAGCAGGATGCGGCCGCTGGTGGGCCGGAGGAAGCCGAGCACCAGGTTGAGCATCGTCGACTTGCCGGAGCCCGAGGATCCGACGAACGCGACGGTCTCCCCCGGCTGCACGTCGAGCGAGACGTCGTCGATCGCGACGACCTCGCCGTCGTAGCGGTAGCCGACGCGGTCGAGGCGGATCGCGCCGCGCAGCTCGTCGACGCGCGCCTTGCCCTCGTTGTGCTCGAGGTCGGGATCCTCGAGCAGCTCGCCGATCGAGCGCACCGACTCGGTGCCGCGCGCGATGATCGGCAGCAGCATCAGGAGGTTCGTCACGGCCCCCGTGAGCAGCGCGAAGTAGGAGCTGAGCAGCACCACCTGCCCCGCCGTGATCGGGACCCAGCCGCTGATCGACGCCCAGGCCGCGGCCACGAGGCACGCGACTCCGAGCAGCTGCAGCCCCACCCACGAGAGCGACGCGAAGCGCCCGTTGAGCAGGTCGAGGCTGTAGCCGGCCGAGCGCACGCCCTCGGCGCCCGCCGCGACCCGGTCGACCGCCGTGCTCTCGAGCCCGTGCGCGCGGGTGATCGGGATGAGCGTCGCCATCTCGCCGACGCGCGCTGAGAACTGCTCCACCTCGCGCCGGAACAGCTCGTTGCCCCTCCGCGAGCGCTTGGTCAGGAAGGCGCGCAGCAGCACCGCGAGCGGGATGGCCAGCGCGTAGACGGGCAGGAACCCGGGCACGTTCAGCGCCGTCATCACGAGGGCGCCGATCGCGACCATCACGGCCGAGAGCAGCGGATGCGCGACCTGCTGCAGCATCGTCTCGATGTTCTCGACGTCGCGGACGACCTTCGTCTGCACGATCGACGCGCTCGCCCGGGTGTGGAACCCGATCGACAGGTTCTGCAGCCGCGCCGCGAGCGCGTTGCGGAGGTCCTTGCCGGTCTGGCGCACCGAGCTCATGTAGAGCCGCGTGTACATCACGTGGTTCGGGTAGTTCTGCAGCAGCGCGACCAGCGCGATCGCCGTCCAGAGCCAGAGCGTCGAGGAGGGTCCACCCGCCACGACGACGTCGACGATGGCGCCGGTCACCACGGGCAGCAGCCAGAGCGGGGTGTCCTTCACCGCGAAGAAGAGCACGGCGACGCCGATCCGCTTCCGGTAGCGGCCGAGCAGCCGGAGCGAGGAGCGGGCGGGTCGGTGCCGGTCGATCCGGATCGGCGCGAGGGACGGGCGGGCTTCTCTCAACGGGGATCGTCTCCGATTCGACACCTCCGGCGGCGGCTCCGTCGGCGTGGTCGGAGGCGACGCTACTCGCGATCCCGATGGCGGGCAAGCGTTTTCCGAGCTAGGGTTCCCAGAGCGCCGGCACGCGCCGACGCCCTGATCGCGAGGACGCCCATGGACGCCGACACCCTCCCTCCGCTCCGCGTCGGCATCATCGGCACGGGCGGAGTCGCCCACCTGCACGCCGCCGCACTGACCGGTCGCGACGACACCCGAATCGTCGCGGCCATCGACACCGACGCCGAGCGCGCCCGCCTGTTCGCCGCCCAGTACGGCATCCCCGCCTCCGGGACCTCGTTCGCCGACCTCCCCGAGGTCGACGTGCTGCACCTCTGCACACCGCCCGGCGTGCACGCCGAGCAGGCCGAGGCGGCCTTCGCCCTCGGCGCGCACGTGGTCGTCGAGAAGCCGCCCGCCCTCTCGCTCGCCGAGGTCGATCGGATGCTCGCCGCCGCCGCGCGCGCCGATCGCCGCCTGGCCGTGGTGTTCCAGCAGCGCACCGGCACCGCCGCCGCCCACGTGCGCGGCCTGCTGCGCTCCGGCGCGCTCGGCCGCCCGCTCGTCGCGCGCTGCGACACGCTCTGGTACCGCGACGACGACTACTTCGCCGTCCCGTGGCGGGGCCGGTGGGACACCGAGGGCGGAGGCACGACCTTCGGGCACGGCATCCACCAGCTCGACCTGCTCGCGCACCTGCTCGGCGACGTCGACGAGGTGACCGGCCAGGCCTGGCGCCTCGGCCGCGAGATCGAGACCGAGGACGTCTCGACGGCCGTCCTCCGCTTCGCCTCGGGAGCGGTCGCCTCCGTGCTCACGAGCGCTCTCTCGCCCCGGCAGTCGAGCTCGATCCGGATCGACACCGAGCGCGCGACCGTCGAGCTCGAGCACCTGTACGGGCACGGTCACGCCCACTGGCGCCTCACCCCCGCACCGCACGTCGACCCCGCCGAGGCGGCGGGGTGGGCGTTCCCCGCCGACGAGGTGGCGAGCGGGCACCAGCCCTACCTCGACGCGGTCTACGCGGCTCTGCGCACCGGCGCTCCCCTGCCCGACGTCGCCGACGCGCCGACGCGCTCGCTCGAGATCGTCGAGGCGCTCTACCTCTCGACGCAGCGGGGCGGGGCGGTGCGGATCGAGGAGCTGCGGGAGGATCCCGGCCTGCGATCGGCCGTGCGCGCCGACGTCGTCGACCTGCGCCCGGAGGCGCGGGCGTGATCGACGGCATCGCACAGCTCGTCACCGACGACCCCGCCACTCCCCCGCGCGACTCGCCCCGGCCGTACCTGCACCCGCTGCGCACCCCGGGCGGCGTCGTCGTCTCGGACCTCCGCCCGCCCGATCACGACTGGCACCTCGGCCTCTCGCTGACCGTCGCCAACGTGAGCATCGGCGACGAGCCGCAGGACGCGAACTTCTGGGGCGGAGTCACCTGGGTCGCCGGCGAGGGCTACCGCCGACTCGACAACAACGGCTCGCAGCGCGTGCTCGAGCAGACCGGCGGGGCGCTGCACCTCGGCTGGTTCGACGCCGGCGGCCGGCTGCTGCTGCGCGAGCAGCGCCGCCACGAGGTGCACAGGCCCGCGGCCGGAGTCGCGGTGCTCGGCATCGAGAGCGAGTGGACCCCCGAGGTGCCCGGCCTGCGCTTCGGATCGCCGACCACCGCGGGCCGGCCCGACGCGGGCTACGGCGGGCTGTTCCTCCGCCTGGCGCCGTCGTTCGCCGAGGCCCGCGTCCTGACTCCGCGCGGGGAGACGACCGCCGACGCCGCCCGGGGCGCCGACGCGCCGTGGGTGGCCCTCGCGACCGGCGCCGCGACCGTCGCGATCGCCGCCTCCGCGACGAACCCCGTCGCTCCGTCGCCGTTCTTCGTCCGCACCGACCCCACCCCGATGCTCTGCGCCGCCCCGTTCTTCCACCGCGCCTGGCCCCTCGACGCGCCGGCGCGCTGGTCGTGGCGCGTGCTGGTCGCCGACGGCCGCCTCACCTCCGACGAGCTCACGACCCTGCTGCCCGTCTTCTGACCCCGCCGCACCCCTCGCGCTTGACGCGCGGATACTCGCGACGTACTTTAGGGCAAACGCTTTCCCGAAACGTTTCACCGAGACGTCGGGGGTTCGAAACAATGATGTTCTCGAAAGGACGAAGATGTTCCGCACACACAGCACCCGCGTCGCGGCAGTAGCCCTCATGGCCTCCGCCGCACTCGCGCTGACCGCCTGCTCCGGTGGAGGCTCCGGCGCCTCGGCCACGCTCGACCCCGACGAAGAGATCACCCTGAACTACACGTTCTGGGGCAACGACGACCGGGCGGCCCGCTACGACCAGGCCATCGCGCTGTTCGAGGAGGAGCACCCGAACATCACGATCAACTCCACCTTCACCGACTACGGCGGGTACTGGGAGAAGCGCCAGACCGAGGCCGCGGGCGGCGGGCTCCCCGACGTGATGCAGTTCGACTACACCTACCTCCGCCAGTACGGCGACAACGGCCTGCTCGGCGACCTGTCCGAGTACTTCGGCGGCGCGGTCGACGAGAGCACCATCTCCGAGGACCTCCTCGCCACCGGCGTCCTCGACGGCGCGACCTACGCCATCCCCACCGGCTACAGCGCGTGGGCGATCTTCCAGAACCAGGACCTCCTGACGGCGAACGGGCTCGAGCCCTACGCCGGAGGCGGCAGCTGGGACGACTACGCGGCCTACGTCGCCGACGTCACCGCCAAGACCGGCGGCTCGGTCTACGGCGGCACCGACTACACCGGCCGCATCCAGAACTTCGAGCTGCAGCTGCGCGCCGAGGGCAAGGAGCTGTTCACCGAGGACGGCGAGCTCGCCTTCACCGAGGACGACCTCGCGTCGTTCTGGGAGCAGGGCGACGAGATGCGCACCACGACCGGCGTGCCGGCCGCGCGCCTCCAGGAGCTGCTGCCCAAGTCGGGCTTCGGCGCCGGCATCGCCACCAGCGAGATGAGCTGGAGCAACTTCCTCGGCGGCTACATCGGCGACAGCGGCGCCTCCGAGATCGTGATGACCGCGCCGCCCACCGCCGACGAGGGCAGCAAGGACCTCTACCAGAAGGTCGGCCTGATGCAGGCGATCTCCTCGAGCACCGAGCACCCCGAGGCCGCGGCCACGTTCCTCGACTTCCTCATCAACAGCCCCGACGTCGGCGAGATCTTCGGCGCCACCCTCGGCATCCCCGCTTCCTCCGAGCAGCTCGCGGGAGCGAACCTCGAGGGCGCCGACAAGCAGGTCTCCGACTACCTCGACTCGGTCGAGGACCGCATCGGCGAGGCTCCGGCCGCTCCGGTCGCCGGCTACGGCGCGATCGAGGCCAACTTCCTCGACCTCGGCACGAGCCTCGGCCTCGGTGCCGTGAGCGTCGACGAGGCCGTGACGCAGTTCTTCGACGAGACCGCCGTCACGCTCGACAACTGATCGACTCCCCAGGCCAGGAAAGGCATCTCATGACGACGACGTCGACCCCGAGCGGCACCGCCGCATCCGGTCGCGTCGCGCCCACCCCCGGCCGGACGAGCACTCCTCGTCCGGCCGGCGGGGAAGCACGACGCCGCCCCCGGCGGGACACCCTGGCCGGCTACGCGTTCCTCTCGCCGTGGCTCATCGGCTTCGTCGGGCTCACGCTCGGCCCGATGCTGATGTCCCTCTACTTCGCGTTCACCGACTACAACCTCTTCACCTCGCCCGAGTGGGTCGGGCTCGCCAACTTCGAGCGCCTGCTCGGCGACCCGAAGTTCATCCAGTCGGTGCAGCTGACCCTCGCCTACGTGTTCATCGGCACGCCGGTGAAGCTCGCCGCGGCGCTGGTCGTCGCGATGCTCCTCAACTACAGCGCCAAGGGCACCGGGTTCTTCCGCTCCGCCTTCTACGCGCCGTCGCTGATCGGCGCGAGCGTCAGCATCGCCATCGTGTGGCGCGCGATGTTCTCGACCGGCGGCCCCGTCGACTCCGGTCTCCAGATCTTCGGGATCGAGATCGGCGGCTGGGTGGGCGTGCCCGCCCTCATCCTGCCGATGATGATCATCCTCGCGGTCTGGCAGTTCGGCGCCCCGATGGTGATCTTCCTCGCCGGCCTCAAGCAGGTCCCGGCCGAGCTCTACGAGGCGGCGATGATGGACGGCGCCGGCCCCTGGCGCAAGTTCCGCAGCGTCACGCTCCCGATGCTCTCGCCGGTCATCTTCTTCAACCTGCTGCTCGAGATGATCAACGCGTTCCAGGTCTTCGCCTCGGCGTACATCATCGGCAACGGCACCGGCGGCCCCGCGGGAGCCACCAACTTCTACACGGTGTACCTCTACACCCGTGCCTTCACGAACAACCAGATGGGCTACGCCTCGGCGATGGCCTGGGTCCTGCTGCTGTTCGTCGGACTCCTCGCCTTCGTCCTCTTCAAGACTCAGAAGAGCTGGGTGCACTACTCGGGAGACACCAAATGACGACCTTCGACACCACGCTCCCCTCGGCCGACACGCAGGTGCTGACCGAGCCGGCTCCGCGTCCCCGCGCGAAGCGCAAGCGCCCCACGACCGCGACGCTCCTCTGGATCGCCGCCATGATCGTGCTCACCGCGATCGTCCTGTACCCGCTGGTGTGGATGGGCGCCGCGGCGTTCAAGCCCAACAGCGAGTTCGGCGGCCAGACCTCGCTGCTGCCGCAGAACCCCACGATCGACAACTTCGTGAAGGTCTTCGCGGGCGTCGGCGGCGTCCCGCTCTGGCAGTTCTTCCTCAACTCCACCGTCCTGGCGATCGGCTCGGTCATCGGAGTCGTCATCTCGTCGTCGATGGCCGCCTACGCCTTCGCGCGGCTCGACTTCCGCGGCCGTCCGCTCTACTTCGCGCTGATGATCGGCACGCTGCTGCTGCCGATGCACGTGCTGCTCATCCCCCAGTACACGATCTTCCGCACGCTGGGGATGATGGACACCTACTGGCCGCTGCTGATCGGCAAGTTCCTCGCGACCGAGGCGTTCTTCGTCTTCCTGATGGTGCAGTTCATCCGCAACCTGCCCCGCGAGCTCGACGAGGCCGCGCGGATCGACGGGGCCGGGCACGTCCGGATCTTCGGCTCGATCACGATCCCGCTGATCCGCCCCGCGCTGATCACCTCGTCGATCTTCGCGTTCATCTGGAGCTGGAACGACTTCCTCGGCCCGCTGCTCTACCTGAACACCCCCGACAAGCAGCCGCTGCCGCTGGCGCTGCGCGTCTACAACGACCAGACCTCCGCCTCGGACTACGGAGCGACGATCGCCGTCTCGGTGCTCGCGCTGCTCCCGGTGCTGATCTTCTTCATCGTCTTCCAGCGCTTCCTGGTCGACGGAGTCGCCACGCAGGGCCTCAAGGGATGAGCACGTCGCGCGCCCGCCGCGCCGCCCGGGACGCCCGGGCGGCGGCCGCCGACGGCACGGCGCTGCGCTGGCCGGGCGCCGCGAACAAGTTCGCCCTGTTCGCCGAGGTGCTCTTCACCGGCGTGCTGGTGACGGTGCTCGCGCTGCCGCTCGTCACCCTGCCGCTCGCGCTCGCGGTCGGCGCGCGCCACCTCCGCCGCTTCGTGCTCGACGAGCCCTCGACGCTCGGGGCGGCACTGGCGGAGGCGCGTGCCGGCCTGCTCCGGTCCCTCCCGATCGGCCTGGGGCTGGTCGTCGCCTCCGCCGCCCTCGCGCTCGATCTCGCGCTCGTCGCGGGTGGAGCCCTGCCGGGGGCCGCGGCCGTCGGCGTCGTCTGCGCGGCCCTGCTGGCCACGGGGCTCGTCGTGCTGCTCACGGCGTGCGCCGCGTGGCAGCCCGACTCCCGCTGGGTGCCGCTGCTCCAGGAGGCGGCGGTCCGCTCGGTCCGCGACCTCCGCGGATCGGGCGCGGTCCTCGTGGCCCTCGTGCTGGCCGCGGTGGTCACCTGGCAGCTCGCGCCGCTGATCGTGCCGGCCCTCGGCTGCACCGTCTTCGCCGCGGTCGCGGTGCGCTTTTCGCGCACACCTGTCGAATAGTCGTCCGCACCGGGGTTTTCCCCGGCGCCCTCTCGGGCGAACGCTTTCCTCCTCAGCGTCGCCGAGTGGCACAATGACGACCGTGGAGCGGGCACGCAGCCCGCCGAGGAGTGATCGATGGCACAGAAGGATCGCACCGCGGCCGTGACCCTGCACGACGTCGCCCGCGAGTCCGGAGTGTCGCTCGCGACCGCCTCCCGCGCCCTCAACGGCAGCGCCCGCAAGGTGAACGACGCCTACCGCGCCCGCGTGATCGAGGCGGCCACCCGGCTCGGCTACTCGACCAACCTCTCGGCGCAGGCCGTCGCCAAGGGCACGACCTCGACGGTCGCCCTGCTGGTCAGCGACATCGCCGACCCCTACTTCTCGAGCATCGCCTCCGGAGTCCTCGCCGCGGCCGAGGCGGCCGGGCTCGTCGTCACGATCGGGGTGACCCACCGCGATCCGCAGCGCGAGCTCGAGCTGGTGCGCACCCTCCGCGGCGGGCGCCCGCGCGTGATGCTGCTGGCCGGCAGCCGCTTCGACGACGAGTCCTCCCGCGACGCGCTCGTCGCCGAGCTCGAGGCGTTCGAGCGCTCGGGCGGCCGGGTGGTCATGCTGAGCCAGCGCTCGCTGCCGTTCCCGACCGTGCAGCTCGACAACCGCGCCGGCGCCAGGGCCCTCGCCGTCGAGCTGGTCGCGCTCGGCTACCGCCGCTTCGCGATCGTGCACGGCCCGGCGACCCTGCTCACCTCGGCCGACCGCGTGCAGGGCTTCGCCGACGGCCTCGCCGAGCACGGCGTGAGCGTCGACCCGGCGCTCGTCGTCGAGACGGCCTTCACCCGCGACGGCGGCCACGCGGCGACGCTCCGGCTGCTCGACGAGCACGCCGACGACATCGACCTCGTCTTCGCCGTCAACGACGTGATGGCGATCGGCGCCTCCTCCGCCCTCCGCGAGCGGGGCGTCGAGCCGGGCGCCGGCATCGGAGTCGCCGGCTTCGACGACATCCCGACCCTGCGCGACGTCAGCCCTGCGATCACGACGGTGGCCGTGCCCCTCACCGAGATCGGACGCCGCGCGATCGCGATGGCGCTCGACGAGGGCGCCGACGGCGACTCCTCCGTCGTGCTGCCGACCGCCGTGGTCGTGCGCGAGAGCACGCCCGGGCGCTGAGCCTCGGGCCCCGGCCCGGGCCCCGGTCGACCTCCGGCTCGCAGAATCACGTTCGGCTCGCAGAAACCCGTTCGGCTCGCAGAATCCCGCGATTCCGACGAGCCGAAGCAGATTCGACGAGCCCGAGCCACTCCGGAGGCACCTTCGGCTCGCAGAAACCCGCTCGGCTCGCAGAAACCCGCGATTCCCGCGAGCCGAACGCGTTCTGACGAGCCGGACGTCCCTCGCCGAGACCCGCACCCGCCCCGGAAACCGCTTGCCCACCCGCCGCCCCTCGCATACGATGCGGTAAACGCTTTCCAGCTCCCATCGAAAGGGCCCCCGTGTCAGAGTCGACCACGCCCCGCACCATCGGCATCATCATGAACGGCGTCTCGGGCCGCATGGGCTACCGCCAGCACCTCGTCCGCTCGATCCTCGCCATCCGCGAGCAGGGCGGCGTCCTGCTCTCCGACGGCACCCGCGTGCAGGTCGAGCCGCTGCTCGTCGGCCGCTCCGAGGCCAAGCTCGCCGAGCTCGCCGCCAAGCACGGCCTGGAGCACTGGACCACCGACCTCGACGCCGCCCTGGCCGACCCCGCCTGGCCGATCTACGCCGACTTCCTGGTCACCAAGGCCCGGGTCCCCGCCATCAAGAAGGCGATCGCGGCCGGCAAGGACATCTACACCGAGAAGCCCACCGCGGAGTCGTACGCCGAGGCGCTCGAGATCGCGGAGGCGGCGAAGGCGGCCGGCATCAAGAACGGCGTCGTCCACGACAAGCTCTACCTGCCGGGACTTCAGAAGCTGAAGCGCCTGATCGACTCCGGCTTCTTCGGCCGCATCCTCAGCGTCCGCGGCGAGTTCGGCTACTGGGTCTTCGAGGGCGACTGGCAGGACGCGCAGCGCCCCAGCTGGAACTACCGCAGCGAGGACGGCGGCGGCATCATCGTCGACATGTTCCCGCACTGGAACTACGTGCTCGAGAACCTCTTCGGCCCCATCGAGGGCGTCTACGCCAAGGCCACCATCCACATCCACACCCGCGTCGACGAGCAGGGCGAGCCCTACACCGCGACCGCCGACGACGCGGCCTACGCGATCTTCGACGTCGCCGGCGGCATCACCGTGCAGCTGAACTCGTCGTGGGCCGTCCGTGTCGACCGCCCTGAGCTCGTCGAGTTCCAGGTCGACGGCACCCTCGGCTCGGCCGTCGTCGGGCTCTTCGGCGCCAAGGTGCAGCCGCGCGTCGCGACCCCCAAGCCCACCTGGAACCCCGATCTCCCCGAGACCCACGACTACTCCGGCGACTGGCAGGAGCTGCCCGTCAACGACGTGTTCGAGAACGGCTTCAAGACCCAGTGGGAGCAGTTCATCCGCCACGTGGTCGAGGACGCGCCGCACGAGTACGACTTCTTCGCCGGCGCCCGCGGTGTGCGCCTGGCCGAGCTGGGCCTCGAGTCCTCGCGCGACGGCCGCCGCATCGACGTGGCGGCCCTCGACGCCGCCGCCGACGCGGAGGCGCTGGCCTCCGTCGAGGTCGTGAAGTGACCGACGTCACGCTGCTGTCCACCGACGCCACGCTGAGCGCGTTCGAGCTCGGAGGCGCCCCCGCCTTCGTCCGCCCGCGCGCGCCGCTCGCCTCCCGGGTCGCCTACGCCGCCGCCCACGTCGTGCCGCTCGTGCACGGCGAGAACGTGCCCGGCCACCCCGCGCAGGTCGACTGGGACGCGACCCTCGCGTTCCGCCACCACGTCTGGTCGTGGGGCCTCGGAGTCGCCGACGCGATGGACACCGCCCAGCGCAACATGGGCATGGACTGGTCCGCGACCCAGGAGCTCATCCGCCGCAGCGCCGCGGAGGCCGCGTCGGTGAACGCCT
The genomic region above belongs to Rathayibacter sp. VKM Ac-2759 and contains:
- a CDS encoding ABC transporter ATP-binding protein is translated as MREARPSLAPIRIDRHRPARSSLRLLGRYRKRIGVAVLFFAVKDTPLWLLPVVTGAIVDVVVAGGPSSTLWLWTAIALVALLQNYPNHVMYTRLYMSSVRQTGKDLRNALAARLQNLSIGFHTRASASIVQTKVVRDVENIETMLQQVAHPLLSAVMVAIGALVMTALNVPGFLPVYALAIPLAVLLRAFLTKRSRRGNELFRREVEQFSARVGEMATLIPITRAHGLESTAVDRVAAGAEGVRSAGYSLDLLNGRFASLSWVGLQLLGVACLVAAAWASISGWVPITAGQVVLLSSYFALLTGAVTNLLMLLPIIARGTESVRSIGELLEDPDLEHNEGKARVDELRGAIRLDRVGYRYDGEVVAIDDVSLDVQPGETVAFVGSSGSGKSTMLNLVLGFLRPTSGRILLDGRDAESLDLRSVRRFVSVVPQDSVLFEGSIRENVAYGLGAVGDERITAALRDANALDFVDALPEGWDTVVGERGARLSGGQRQRIAIARALVRDPRVLVLDEATSALDPESEALVREALERLMRGRTTLVVAHRLSTIRSADRIVVLEHGSVVEVGSHAELLAARGRYATLHAVQAGS
- a CDS encoding Gfo/Idh/MocA family oxidoreductase gives rise to the protein MDADTLPPLRVGIIGTGGVAHLHAAALTGRDDTRIVAAIDTDAERARLFAAQYGIPASGTSFADLPEVDVLHLCTPPGVHAEQAEAAFALGAHVVVEKPPALSLAEVDRMLAAAARADRRLAVVFQQRTGTAAAHVRGLLRSGALGRPLVARCDTLWYRDDDYFAVPWRGRWDTEGGGTTFGHGIHQLDLLAHLLGDVDEVTGQAWRLGREIETEDVSTAVLRFASGAVASVLTSALSPRQSSSIRIDTERATVELEHLYGHGHAHWRLTPAPHVDPAEAAGWAFPADEVASGHQPYLDAVYAALRTGAPLPDVADAPTRSLEIVEALYLSTQRGGAVRIEELREDPGLRSAVRADVVDLRPEARA
- a CDS encoding DUF6807 family protein, with the translated sequence MIDGIAQLVTDDPATPPRDSPRPYLHPLRTPGGVVVSDLRPPDHDWHLGLSLTVANVSIGDEPQDANFWGGVTWVAGEGYRRLDNNGSQRVLEQTGGALHLGWFDAGGRLLLREQRRHEVHRPAAGVAVLGIESEWTPEVPGLRFGSPTTAGRPDAGYGGLFLRLAPSFAEARVLTPRGETTADAARGADAPWVALATGAATVAIAASATNPVAPSPFFVRTDPTPMLCAAPFFHRAWPLDAPARWSWRVLVADGRLTSDELTTLLPVF
- a CDS encoding extracellular solute-binding protein — translated: MFRTHSTRVAAVALMASAALALTACSGGGSGASATLDPDEEITLNYTFWGNDDRAARYDQAIALFEEEHPNITINSTFTDYGGYWEKRQTEAAGGGLPDVMQFDYTYLRQYGDNGLLGDLSEYFGGAVDESTISEDLLATGVLDGATYAIPTGYSAWAIFQNQDLLTANGLEPYAGGGSWDDYAAYVADVTAKTGGSVYGGTDYTGRIQNFELQLRAEGKELFTEDGELAFTEDDLASFWEQGDEMRTTTGVPAARLQELLPKSGFGAGIATSEMSWSNFLGGYIGDSGASEIVMTAPPTADEGSKDLYQKVGLMQAISSSTEHPEAAATFLDFLINSPDVGEIFGATLGIPASSEQLAGANLEGADKQVSDYLDSVEDRIGEAPAAPVAGYGAIEANFLDLGTSLGLGAVSVDEAVTQFFDETAVTLDN
- a CDS encoding sugar ABC transporter permease, which codes for MTTTSTPSGTAASGRVAPTPGRTSTPRPAGGEARRRPRRDTLAGYAFLSPWLIGFVGLTLGPMLMSLYFAFTDYNLFTSPEWVGLANFERLLGDPKFIQSVQLTLAYVFIGTPVKLAAALVVAMLLNYSAKGTGFFRSAFYAPSLIGASVSIAIVWRAMFSTGGPVDSGLQIFGIEIGGWVGVPALILPMMIILAVWQFGAPMVIFLAGLKQVPAELYEAAMMDGAGPWRKFRSVTLPMLSPVIFFNLLLEMINAFQVFASAYIIGNGTGGPAGATNFYTVYLYTRAFTNNQMGYASAMAWVLLLFVGLLAFVLFKTQKSWVHYSGDTK
- a CDS encoding carbohydrate ABC transporter permease, with the translated sequence MTTFDTTLPSADTQVLTEPAPRPRAKRKRPTTATLLWIAAMIVLTAIVLYPLVWMGAAAFKPNSEFGGQTSLLPQNPTIDNFVKVFAGVGGVPLWQFFLNSTVLAIGSVIGVVISSSMAAYAFARLDFRGRPLYFALMIGTLLLPMHVLLIPQYTIFRTLGMMDTYWPLLIGKFLATEAFFVFLMVQFIRNLPRELDEAARIDGAGHVRIFGSITIPLIRPALITSSIFAFIWSWNDFLGPLLYLNTPDKQPLPLALRVYNDQTSASDYGATIAVSVLALLPVLIFFIVFQRFLVDGVATQGLKG
- a CDS encoding LacI family DNA-binding transcriptional regulator, whose protein sequence is MAQKDRTAAVTLHDVARESGVSLATASRALNGSARKVNDAYRARVIEAATRLGYSTNLSAQAVAKGTTSTVALLVSDIADPYFSSIASGVLAAAEAAGLVVTIGVTHRDPQRELELVRTLRGGRPRVMLLAGSRFDDESSRDALVAELEAFERSGGRVVMLSQRSLPFPTVQLDNRAGARALAVELVALGYRRFAIVHGPATLLTSADRVQGFADGLAEHGVSVDPALVVETAFTRDGGHAATLRLLDEHADDIDLVFAVNDVMAIGASSALRERGVEPGAGIGVAGFDDIPTLRDVSPAITTVAVPLTEIGRRAIAMALDEGADGDSSVVLPTAVVVRESTPGR
- a CDS encoding Gfo/Idh/MocA family oxidoreductase, with product MNGVSGRMGYRQHLVRSILAIREQGGVLLSDGTRVQVEPLLVGRSEAKLAELAAKHGLEHWTTDLDAALADPAWPIYADFLVTKARVPAIKKAIAAGKDIYTEKPTAESYAEALEIAEAAKAAGIKNGVVHDKLYLPGLQKLKRLIDSGFFGRILSVRGEFGYWVFEGDWQDAQRPSWNYRSEDGGGIIVDMFPHWNYVLENLFGPIEGVYAKATIHIHTRVDEQGEPYTATADDAAYAIFDVAGGITVQLNSSWAVRVDRPELVEFQVDGTLGSAVVGLFGAKVQPRVATPKPTWNPDLPETHDYSGDWQELPVNDVFENGFKTQWEQFIRHVVEDAPHEYDFFAGARGVRLAELGLESSRDGRRIDVAALDAAADAEALASVEVVK